A window of Anaerohalosphaeraceae bacterium contains these coding sequences:
- a CDS encoding TIM-barrel domain-containing protein: MRKKQLFPLIFLALLSSAPARLLWEEPFTKSDSITASEQTQWLDGSLDFPFHQESGGRIRLKDCNQGIVFPADFLPNAATAQTLYISFLLRNLDDTNKEKYAGLFFYQDDREVFGVGNDWASDHFSYWSSDGRGVPIGQIPTTVDKNVHRIVLRIRQNPQGPEQIRIWLNPMDARPEDSQPSNLISDLEQELSFNQIRLRTGNQSNTWEFDELRIGTDWKSITRPDSTPGEYLSVLLKSADIPGKSEKVAPQIARFWPKGADESKALPSFALEKPRPSIGTLASDWKIKPKFAQINGRKCVLIELSPDIDLYGTGEVTGRLLRNGTQIILYNKDNYGYGKPDQLYQSHPWVLAVRPDGSAFGAIFDTPWQAQLDLRTGIVFSVPSQAPDFPVYILEGQNPQEVLQHLADLTGRMPMPPRWALGYHQCRYSYYPDSRVRQIAETFRAKQIPCDVIWLDIDYMDGFRIFTFDSSRFPDPKGLNTYLHSLGFKTVWMIDPGVKYEPGYVVYDSGTQEDIWGLDAAGKPFIGPVWPGNCVFPDFTMPKARRWWAALYKNFLETGIDGVWNDMNEPAVFNDLGTMPDNCFHRGGDGLPCGPHIQYHNVYGMLMVKASREGILQARPNKRPFILSRANFLGGHRYAATWTGDNKAVWEHLKWSIPMSLNLGLSGQPFSGPDIGGFDGNAAPELWAHWIAVGAFYPFSRAHTVKESNDQEPWSFGPETENAARIALQRRYRLMPYLYTLFYESHKTGLPVARPVLFAEPENPSLRTEDQAFLLGSNLLVIPRWAVKPSLPSGIWQTISLVDGDTPGDPYQCELKIRGGAVLPLGKVVQNTEENFLEELTLLVCLDEKGTARGVLYEDDGDGWEFEKGQYLLTEYTARRDGNTVLVQISRQEGQRPRPTRKVFVELITEKGIKKAEGEETKTISLNLED; this comes from the coding sequence ATGAGAAAAAAACAATTGTTCCCTCTCATTTTTTTGGCCCTTCTTTCTTCCGCTCCCGCACGCCTTCTCTGGGAGGAACCGTTCACCAAATCCGATTCCATTACGGCTTCAGAACAAACCCAATGGCTGGACGGCAGTCTGGACTTCCCCTTTCATCAGGAATCCGGCGGAAGGATTCGGCTGAAAGACTGCAATCAGGGAATCGTATTCCCTGCTGATTTTCTCCCAAATGCCGCGACTGCCCAGACCCTCTATATCAGCTTTCTGCTCCGCAATCTGGATGATACCAACAAGGAAAAATACGCAGGACTCTTCTTTTATCAGGATGACCGCGAAGTCTTCGGCGTCGGCAACGACTGGGCTTCTGACCATTTTTCTTACTGGAGTTCTGACGGGCGGGGCGTCCCTATCGGACAGATTCCGACAACCGTGGACAAAAACGTCCACCGGATTGTCCTGCGAATCCGGCAGAATCCGCAGGGCCCTGAACAAATCCGTATCTGGCTCAACCCGATGGACGCCCGTCCCGAAGACTCCCAGCCCTCCAATCTAATCAGCGACCTCGAACAGGAATTATCTTTCAACCAAATCCGCCTGCGGACCGGAAATCAATCCAACACATGGGAATTCGATGAACTCCGCATTGGAACCGACTGGAAGTCCATCACCCGCCCGGACAGCACCCCCGGAGAATACCTTTCAGTCCTTCTGAAATCAGCCGATATTCCGGGCAAGTCCGAAAAGGTCGCTCCGCAAATCGCCCGTTTCTGGCCGAAAGGAGCCGACGAATCCAAAGCCCTGCCCTCCTTTGCTCTCGAAAAACCGCGTCCCTCCATCGGTACACTTGCCTCTGATTGGAAAATCAAGCCGAAGTTTGCACAAATCAATGGACGAAAATGCGTCCTCATCGAGCTGTCCCCCGATATCGACCTGTACGGCACGGGCGAGGTCACCGGACGGCTTCTTCGCAACGGCACACAAATTATCCTTTACAACAAAGACAACTACGGCTACGGCAAGCCCGACCAGCTTTACCAGTCTCACCCCTGGGTACTGGCCGTCCGTCCTGACGGGTCGGCCTTCGGTGCCATCTTTGACACCCCCTGGCAGGCCCAGCTGGATTTAAGAACCGGCATCGTTTTTTCCGTGCCGTCCCAAGCCCCTGACTTCCCCGTCTATATCCTCGAAGGACAAAACCCGCAGGAAGTTTTGCAGCATCTGGCGGACCTGACCGGACGGATGCCGATGCCCCCCCGCTGGGCATTAGGCTATCATCAGTGCCGCTACTCCTATTACCCCGACAGCCGCGTCCGCCAAATCGCCGAAACCTTCCGTGCCAAACAAATCCCCTGCGATGTTATCTGGCTCGATATCGACTACATGGACGGCTTTCGAATCTTTACATTTGATTCTTCCCGTTTCCCAGACCCCAAAGGCCTGAATACTTATCTCCACTCTCTGGGCTTCAAGACTGTCTGGATGATTGACCCGGGCGTCAAATATGAACCCGGCTATGTCGTCTATGACAGCGGCACCCAAGAAGACATCTGGGGCCTGGATGCTGCCGGAAAACCGTTCATCGGACCGGTCTGGCCCGGAAACTGCGTCTTTCCCGATTTCACTATGCCCAAAGCCCGACGCTGGTGGGCCGCCCTGTATAAAAACTTCCTCGAAACAGGCATAGACGGCGTCTGGAATGACATGAACGAGCCAGCCGTCTTCAATGACCTCGGAACGATGCCGGACAACTGCTTTCATCGCGGCGGAGACGGTCTGCCATGCGGCCCCCATATCCAATATCACAACGTCTATGGAATGCTGATGGTCAAGGCCTCCCGCGAAGGCATCCTGCAGGCACGGCCGAACAAACGGCCCTTCATCCTTTCCCGGGCCAACTTTCTCGGCGGCCACCGCTACGCCGCCACCTGGACCGGCGACAACAAAGCCGTGTGGGAACACCTGAAATGGTCAATCCCGATGTCCCTGAATCTCGGCCTGTCCGGCCAGCCCTTCAGCGGCCCGGACATCGGCGGTTTTGACGGCAATGCAGCACCGGAGCTGTGGGCTCACTGGATTGCCGTCGGGGCCTTTTACCCCTTCAGCCGGGCTCACACCGTCAAGGAGTCCAACGACCAGGAACCCTGGTCTTTCGGCCCGGAAACGGAAAATGCCGCCCGCATTGCCCTGCAGAGACGGTATCGCCTGATGCCTTACCTGTACACCCTCTTTTATGAATCGCACAAAACCGGCCTGCCGGTCGCCCGTCCTGTCCTCTTTGCCGAACCCGAGAATCCATCCCTTCGAACCGAAGACCAGGCCTTTCTCCTCGGCAGCAACCTGCTGGTGATTCCCCGCTGGGCTGTGAAGCCCTCGCTGCCTTCGGGCATCTGGCAAACCATTTCCCTGGTGGATGGCGACACCCCCGGCGACCCATACCAGTGTGAACTGAAGATACGCGGCGGAGCCGTCCTGCCGCTCGGAAAAGTCGTCCAGAATACTGAAGAAAACTTCCTGGAGGAGCTGACGCTTTTGGTTTGTCTCGATGAAAAAGGAACCGCCAGAGGCGTCCTTTATGAAGACGACGGCGACGGCTGGGAATTCGAAAAAGGACAATACCTGCTCACCGAATACACCGCCCGCCGGGACGGCAACACGGTCTTGGTTCAAATCAGCCGTCAGGAAGGGCAAAGACCGCGGCCTACGCGAAAGGTCTTTGTGGAACTAATAACGGAAAAGGGAATCAAGAAAGCTGAAGGAGAAGAGACAAAAACCATCTCCCTCAATCTGGAGGATTAA
- a CDS encoding prepilin-type N-terminal cleavage/methylation domain-containing protein, producing the protein MASKGFTLLEVLIVVAVLGILAAMVIPQMHGQTLAAKESTAKDTLRIWRTQIELYKMQHGGLAPGYIKGPVNIAVSIDNQLVGTSDESGMARSDTVPAAPYLYGPYLKTIPKNPFNNLRTITYVGDNETFESKADGKSGWLYKRSTADIRLNWPGTDSRGEKYVDY; encoded by the coding sequence ATGGCTTCAAAAGGTTTTACCCTATTGGAAGTGCTGATTGTTGTGGCCGTGTTAGGCATTCTTGCGGCAATGGTGATTCCCCAGATGCATGGGCAGACGCTGGCGGCCAAAGAGAGCACGGCCAAAGATACCCTGCGCATCTGGCGCACTCAGATAGAATTGTACAAGATGCAGCACGGAGGACTGGCACCGGGATACATAAAGGGGCCGGTCAATATTGCTGTGTCTATTGACAATCAGCTTGTCGGCACATCCGATGAGAGCGGAATGGCTCGCTCTGATACGGTGCCCGCAGCCCCTTATTTATATGGTCCCTATCTGAAAACAATTCCCAAAAATCCCTTCAATAATCTGAGGACAATTACCTACGTAGGTGATAACGAAACATTTGAATCCAAAGCGGACGGCAAGTCGGGCTGGCTGTATAAACGGTCCACAGCAGACATCCGTCTGAACTGGCCCGGAACAGACAGCCGGGGAGAGAAGTATGTAGATTATTGA
- a CDS encoding PfkB family carbohydrate kinase: MAERIPKVVIIGPAYVEMAVKCDACPEPGQTKEGMGFTCVPTGPGVNRAIQAALCGCDVFVLGRIGEDCFGEMIKQNLSRYGVSTDLLYASPAISTGIILTLVDGRGANRSCRSAGANKVFGRDEIEYAAAEQTIGSANVCLIHDSFSPDAVVAAVRCAQIHKTRTILEVNLPIPDRGVVHAIDWPVDFYNADILVLRFAGLWSRTELGASGEQDIKFIATELVAKGAGNVLISLGTHGALLVDRQGTHWIKGIATEMVDYTGCEDAFCGALAACYATGDSPLSAARFAVAAEALARSRFGLQDALPVKEEIITLLQEQPD; encoded by the coding sequence ATGGCAGAACGGATTCCCAAAGTAGTTATCATCGGACCGGCTTATGTGGAAATGGCCGTCAAGTGCGATGCCTGCCCGGAACCCGGTCAAACCAAGGAGGGAATGGGCTTTACCTGTGTCCCGACAGGGCCGGGGGTCAATCGGGCCATTCAGGCGGCCCTTTGCGGGTGCGATGTGTTTGTCCTCGGACGGATCGGAGAAGACTGCTTTGGGGAGATGATTAAGCAAAACCTCAGCCGGTATGGGGTCTCGACGGATTTGCTGTATGCCTCGCCGGCCATCAGCACGGGGATTATTCTGACGCTGGTCGATGGGCGGGGGGCGAATCGTTCCTGCCGTTCGGCGGGGGCTAATAAGGTCTTTGGCCGGGATGAGATAGAATATGCGGCGGCGGAACAGACCATCGGTTCGGCCAATGTGTGTCTGATTCACGACAGTTTTTCGCCGGATGCCGTTGTGGCGGCCGTCCGGTGTGCCCAGATACACAAGACGCGGACGATTCTGGAGGTGAATCTTCCGATTCCCGACCGCGGCGTGGTGCATGCAATTGACTGGCCGGTCGATTTTTACAATGCGGATATTCTGGTTCTGCGGTTTGCAGGGCTGTGGAGCCGGACGGAACTGGGGGCCAGCGGCGAACAGGATATCAAGTTTATCGCGACTGAACTGGTGGCCAAAGGCGCCGGCAATGTTCTGATTAGTCTGGGCACACACGGGGCTTTGCTGGTGGACCGTCAGGGGACTCACTGGATAAAGGGTATCGCAACCGAAATGGTGGACTATACCGGCTGTGAGGATGCGTTCTGTGGGGCTCTGGCGGCCTGTTATGCGACCGGTGACAGTCCGTTATCAGCGGCTCGTTTTGCCGTGGCGGCGGAAGCCTTGGCCCGCAGCCGCTTCGGCCTGCAGGATGCCCTGCCGGTAAAAGAAGAGATTATTACTCTTCTTCAGGAGCAGCCGGATTAA
- a CDS encoding MBL fold metallo-hydrolase, with amino-acid sequence MGIASFLGLKRKESAEGLRIRLRFLGAAGNVTGSRHLLEFDGTKVLIDCGLYQERQYQSRNWEDFGFEPSSLSAVLLTHAHLDHCGLLPKLVKEGFRGPVYCTQATAELAQIVLLDAGKLQEEDAEFKRKRHRKAGYTPPRPVEPLYTMEEAKACFQQFRPLPFHEPVRLGPGLEADFHEAGHILGASMIRIAVCRDGRCRTIVYTGDLGRIGRPILRDPETFDQADYLLVESTYGDREHQTPEDTKRQLEAAVNRTWQAGGNLVVPSFSIGRSQEVLYYMNQLLLEDRIPHILTFLDSPMAVQATRVFEKYSNLYDSEMSQLVLNHESPFSFRGLKLVESPHESKAINHIKGTVMIIAGSGMCTGGRIKHHLVNNISRPESTILFVGYQAQGTLGRKILDGEPEVRILGQMLPVKAAVVRVHGFSAHADRREILEWLNKLQKSPRKVFLIHGEKDSAENFKTYLTEKTGWDIHVPAFQEEVLID; translated from the coding sequence ATGGGCATTGCATCATTTTTGGGACTGAAACGAAAGGAATCGGCGGAGGGGCTGCGCATTCGTCTTCGGTTTTTGGGGGCGGCGGGGAACGTGACCGGCTCCCGTCATCTGCTCGAGTTTGACGGCACGAAGGTTCTGATTGACTGCGGGCTGTATCAGGAACGCCAGTATCAGAGCCGCAACTGGGAGGATTTCGGGTTTGAGCCGTCTTCGCTGTCGGCGGTGCTTCTGACCCATGCGCATCTGGACCACTGCGGACTTCTGCCGAAACTGGTCAAAGAGGGATTTCGAGGGCCGGTTTACTGTACCCAGGCAACGGCGGAGCTGGCCCAAATCGTTCTGCTGGATGCCGGCAAGCTGCAGGAAGAAGATGCTGAGTTCAAGCGAAAACGTCACCGCAAGGCCGGCTACACACCGCCTCGTCCGGTCGAGCCGCTCTATACGATGGAGGAAGCAAAGGCCTGCTTTCAGCAGTTTCGTCCGCTGCCGTTTCATGAGCCGGTTCGGCTGGGGCCGGGCCTGGAGGCGGATTTTCACGAGGCGGGACATATCCTCGGGGCTTCGATGATTCGGATTGCTGTCTGTCGAGACGGACGGTGCCGGACGATTGTTTATACGGGGGATTTGGGACGCATCGGCCGGCCGATTCTGCGCGACCCGGAGACCTTTGACCAGGCGGATTATCTTCTCGTGGAGTCCACCTACGGCGACCGGGAGCACCAGACTCCGGAGGATACAAAACGGCAGCTGGAGGCGGCGGTCAACCGGACCTGGCAGGCCGGCGGAAATCTGGTTGTGCCCAGTTTTTCCATCGGACGCAGCCAGGAAGTGCTGTATTATATGAACCAGCTCCTTTTGGAGGACCGAATTCCGCACATTCTGACGTTTCTGGACAGTCCGATGGCCGTGCAGGCAACACGGGTCTTTGAAAAATACTCCAACCTGTATGACAGTGAAATGTCTCAACTGGTTTTAAACCACGAGTCGCCGTTCAGTTTTCGAGGTCTGAAACTGGTCGAATCCCCCCACGAATCAAAAGCGATTAATCACATCAAAGGCACGGTTATGATTATTGCCGGCTCCGGGATGTGCACAGGCGGACGCATCAAGCACCATTTGGTCAACAACATCAGCCGTCCGGAGAGTACAATCCTTTTTGTCGGGTACCAGGCGCAGGGAACGCTGGGGCGGAAGATTTTAGACGGGGAGCCGGAGGTGCGGATTTTGGGACAGATGCTGCCGGTGAAGGCGGCGGTAGTGAGGGTACATGGATTTTCTGCTCATGCGGACCGACGGGAGATTCTCGAATGGCTCAACAAGCTGCAAAAAAGCCCCCGGAAGGTCTTTTTGATTCACGGCGAAAAAGACAGTGCGGAAAACTTCAAAACGTACTTAACGGAGAAAACAGGTTGGGACATCCATGTCCCGGCGTTTCAGGAGGAGGTTCTGATAGATTGA
- a CDS encoding PEP-CTERM sorting domain-containing protein: MKKGMVFGVAGILLLSMTSWSALTVQCIRVDSLQGDGFTATYDHTQQILTWTGGASVSLYSSTSGTGTPVATFVGSVNIQGSFTGLNDLSSGSVARATFSQINWSVSVLNIPVIWGTHKPGELFLEEEQYEQIGLWIFDSGILWGSGVVEVTGCALSQLGQYCWDDDNGDARLKSQVIVSSSFDSYLTQSYSTINTTMWLFADETVIPEPATMALLGLGSLIALRKRK; this comes from the coding sequence ATGAAAAAGGGAATGGTTTTTGGGGTGGCGGGGATATTGCTGCTGTCTATGACGTCTTGGAGCGCTTTGACGGTTCAGTGTATTCGAGTTGATTCTCTGCAGGGTGATGGTTTCACGGCGACATATGACCATACTCAGCAAATTCTGACCTGGACGGGCGGGGCCAGTGTTTCGCTGTATTCAAGCACTTCGGGTACAGGAACTCCTGTAGCAACGTTTGTGGGAAGTGTGAACATTCAGGGCAGCTTTACAGGGCTCAATGATCTGTCTTCCGGCTCTGTAGCCCGGGCGACCTTCAGTCAGATTAACTGGTCTGTTTCTGTTCTGAATATCCCGGTGATTTGGGGGACTCATAAGCCCGGCGAACTCTTTTTGGAAGAAGAGCAGTACGAGCAAATCGGCCTGTGGATTTTTGACAGCGGGATTCTGTGGGGCAGCGGTGTCGTCGAGGTAACCGGCTGTGCTCTGAGCCAGCTGGGTCAATACTGCTGGGATGATGACAATGGCGATGCGCGTCTGAAATCGCAGGTTATAGTCAGCTCTTCTTTTGACAGTTATCTGACGCAGTCCTACAGCACAATCAATACAACCATGTGGCTGTTTGCCGATGAAACGGTGATTCCGGAGCCGGCGACGATGGCTCTGTTGGGACTAGGCAGTCTGATTGCACTGCGGAAAAGAAAATAG